In Gossypium hirsutum isolate 1008001.06 chromosome D06, Gossypium_hirsutum_v2.1, whole genome shotgun sequence, one genomic interval encodes:
- the LOC107949197 gene encoding FCS-Like Zinc finger 6, whose product MLLGKRPRPPMKRTTSMTEITFDLNTTATTNAEPPPSDPHNPFNNYPKQASPFGGAAPSVAVAGGGGGLEGLDQRLLATVSPRVHRRHSADFMETPHFLRSCGLCRRRLVPGRDIYMYRGDTAFCSLECRQQQMNQDEKKDKCSIASKKQAAASPAARSSVSTKGETVTAV is encoded by the exons atgttgCTGGGGAAGAGGCCAAGGCCACCTATGAAAAGAACCACAAGCATGACAGAGATCACTTTTGATCTAAACACCACCGCCACCACCAACGCCGAACCTCCACCCTCTGATCCACATAACCCTTTTAACAACTACCCCAAACAGGCTTCCCCTTTCGGTGGCGCAGCACCTTCTGTAGCTGTTGCTGGCGGTGGTGGTGGACTTGAAGGGTTGGATCAACGGTTGTTGGCGACGGTGTCACCTAGAGTTCATAGAAGGCATTCAGCTGATTTTATGGAAACACCTCATTTCCTAAGGTCTTGCGGTCTTTGTAGACGTCGCCTTGTTCCTGGCCGTGATATCTACATGTATAG GGGTGATACAGCATTTTGCAGCTTAGAGTGCAGGCAACAGCAGATGAACCAAGATGAAAAAAAGGATAAATGTTCAATAGCATCCAAGAAACAAGCCGCCGCCTCTCCTGCCGCCAGATCCAGTGTCTCAACCAAAGGAGAGACGGTTACCGCCGTATAG